One part of the Tachysurus fulvidraco isolate hzauxx_2018 chromosome 23, HZAU_PFXX_2.0, whole genome shotgun sequence genome encodes these proteins:
- the pgd gene encoding 6-phosphogluconate dehydrogenase, decarboxylating, which yields MAQADIALIGLAVMGQNLILNMNDHGFVVCAYNRTVSKVQDFLQNEAKGTKVIGAESLQEMVSKLKTPRRIVLLVKAGQAVDDFVDKLVPLLDSGDIIIDGGNSEYRDTTRRCKSLKEKGLLFVGSGVSGGEEGARYGPSLMPGGHKEAWPHIKDIFQSIAAKVGTGEPCCDWVGDEGAGHFVKMVHNGIEYGDMQLICEAYHLMKDVLGMDHDEMAKAFDQWNKTELDSFLIEITANILKYKDSDGTHLLPKIRDSAGQKGTGKWTAISALEYGVPVTLIGEAVFARCLSALKDERVVASKSLPGPQGAKFTGNKTQFLEDIRKALYASKIISYAQGFMLLRQAAKEFGWSLNYGGIALMWRGGCIIRSVFLGKIKEAFDRDTELQNLLLDSFFTKAIQDCQDSWRRVVSTGVQLGIPMPSFTTALSFYDGYRHAMLPANLLQAQRDYFGAHTYELLSKPGHYVHTNWTGHGGNVSSTSYNA from the exons ATGGCGCA AGCTGATATTGCTCTCATTGGGTTGGCTGTGATGGGACAGAATCTGATCCTGAACATGAATGATCATGGCTTTGTT GTGTGTGCTTATAACAGGACCGTGTCCAAGGTGCAGGACTTCTTGCAGAATGAAGCCAAAGGCACTAAGGTGATTGGTGCAGAGTCTTTGCAGGAAATGGTCTCGAAACTGAAGACCCCTCGACGCATCGTCCTCCTGGTCAAGGCTGGGCAGGCTGTCGATGATTTTGTAGACAAGCTG GTGCCTCTCTTGGATTCTGGAGACATCATTATTGATGGAGGAAATTCTGAATACAGGGACACAACA CGTCGGTGTAAAAGCTTAAAGGAGAAAGGCCTGTTGTTTGTGGGCAGTGGTGTGAgtggaggagaggagggggCACGCTACGGGCCGTCACTGATGCCTGGTGGACACAAGGAAGCATG GCCACACATAAAGGACATCTTTCAGAGTATTGCTGCTAAGGTGGGCACAGGAGAGCCTTGCTGTGACTGG GTTGGTGATGAAGGTGCGGGACACTTTGTAAAGATGGTTCATAATGGCATTGAGTACGGTGACATGCAGCTGATCTGTGAAGCCTACCACCTGATGAAAGATGTGTTGGGTATGGATCACGATGAGATGGCAAAA GCTTTTGACCAGTGGAATAAAACAGAGCTGGATTCGTTCCTTATTGAGATCACCGCGAACATTCTGAAGTACAAGGACTCTGATGGCACTCACCTGCTGCCCAAAATTCGAGACAGCGCCGGGCAGAAAGGCACAGGGAAATGGACGGCTATCTCTGCTTTGGAGTACGGTGTACCTGTCACACTTATCG GAGAAGCTGTCTTTGCCAGATGTCTTTCTGCTCTGAAGGACGAGAGAGTCGTGGCCAGTAAGAGCCTCCCGGGACCCCAGGGGGCCAAATTTACTGGGAACAAGACTCAGTTTCTTGAAGATATTAGAAAG GCTCTGTATGCCTCCAAGATCATTTCCTACGCTCAGGGCTTCATGCTCCTGCGACAGGCAGCTAAAGAGTTCGGCTGGTCTCTTAATTATGGAGGAATTGCTCTGATGTGGCGAGGTGGCTGCATCATTCGGAG tgtgttcttGGGGAAAATAAAGGAAGCTTTTGACCGGGACACAGAGCTACAGAATCTGCTCCTAGACAGCTTCTTCACTAAGGCTATACAGGACTGTCAG GATTCATGGAGGCGAGTTGTGAGTACAGGAGTTCAGCTAGGTATCCCAATGCCTTCCTTTACCACTGCACTGTCCTTCTACGATGGCTATAGGCATGCCATGCTCCCTGCTAACCTCCTGCAG GCTCAGAGAGACTATTTCGGTGCCCACACATATGAGCTGCTCTCAAAGCCTGGCCACTACGTCCACACCAACTGGACAGGCCATGGTGGGAACGTATCCTCAACATCTTACAATGCCTAG